A single window of Candoia aspera isolate rCanAsp1 chromosome 3, rCanAsp1.hap2, whole genome shotgun sequence DNA harbors:
- the YWHAB gene encoding 14-3-3 protein beta/alpha: MDKGELVQKAKLAEQAERYDDMAAAMKAVTEQGHELSNEERNLLSVAYKNVVGARRSSWRVISSIEQKTERNEKKQQMGREYREKIEAELQDICNDVLELLDKYLIVNATQPESKVFYLKMKGDYYRYLSEVASGDNKQTTVANSQQAYQEAFEISKKEMQPTHPIRLGLALNFSVFYYEILNSPEKACSLAKTAFDEAIAELDTLNEESYKDSTLIMQLLRDNLTLWTSENQGDEGEAGEGEN; the protein is encoded by the exons ATGGATAAAGGTGAGCTTGTACAGAAGGCCAAACTGGCTGAACAGGCAGAGCGCTATGATGATATGGCTGCTGCCATGAAAGCTGTCACTGAGCAGGGTCATGAGCTATCCAATGAAGAAAGGAATCTACTATCTGTTGCCTACAAAAATGTGGTTGGTGCTCGTCGTTCTTCCTGGCGTGTCATTTCCAGCATTGAACAGAAGACAGAACGGAATGAGAAAAAACAGCAGATGGGAAGAGAATATCGTGAGAAGATTGAGGCTGAGTTGCAGGACATTTGCAATGATGTTCTG GAACTCTTAGATAAGTACCTTATTGTTAATGCCACACAACCAGAAAGTAAAGTCTTCTATTTGAAAATGAAAGGCGATTACTACAGATACCTTTCAGAGGTGGCATCCGGTGACAACAAGCAAA CAACAGTAGCAAATTCTCAGCAGGCATATCAAGAAGCATTTGAAATCAGCAAGAAAGAGATGCAGCCAACACATCCCATTCGACTTGGTCTGGCACTTAATTTCTCTGTGTTCTACTATGAGATACTAAACTCACCTGAGAAAGCCTGTAGTCTGGCAAAGACA GCATTTGATGAAGCAATAGCTGAACTGGACACACTGAATGAAGAATCCTACAAAGATAGCACTCTGATTATGCAGTTACTTAGAGATAATCTTACT